ACGGTCGCGGTCATCCGCCGCCACCTCCGTACTCGGCCGCGGCGTCGACCAGCCAGTCCGCGAGGTAGCGGGCGAACGACGAGCGCACGATCACCCAGAAGCTCGGCCGCTCCGCATCGCGGCACACCAGGACGACCCCGGCGCGGGCCAGCAGGGTCTGCGCGCACCGGTCCGTGGCGAAACCGCGGGGGTGCAGATCGAGCGCGCACCCCTTGCTCAGCACTTCCCGGGCTCTCGGCCCCGTGACGCCGAGGATCGTCCGGTTCGCGGAGACGTCCACCACGGCCGCGTGGTCCCCGGACAGCGCGGAGTTCACCCTGTCCTGGATGCCGTCCTGAGCGCCCTCGGGCCCCAGGACCAGCCACTCGTCCGGTCCCAACCACAACACCGATACGTCCCCGGCACGCCCGACCTCCCCGGGCTGGTTGGGCAGCATGACCCCGAGCGCGGTACCGATGCGCTCGGCGGCCGGGCTCTTGGGGTCCACGCGCACGTCGACCTGCGCGCGGAACGGCACCTCGGCGATGTCCAGGCACCCCGGTACCGAGTGCCGGGACAGCACGTCGCCGTAGGTGGCCAGCGGGGACTCGGCATACATCTCAGCCATCGCGGCGCGCTCCCTCCTTGTCGTAGAAGACGGGTTCGGTGACGGTGACCGGAACCAAC
This genomic stretch from Actinopolyspora halophila DSM 43834 harbors:
- a CDS encoding sarcosine oxidase subunit gamma, encoding MAEMYAESPLATYGDVLSRHSVPGCLDIAEVPFRAQVDVRVDPKSPAAERIGTALGVMLPNQPGEVGRAGDVSVLWLGPDEWLVLGPEGAQDGIQDRVNSALSGDHAAVVDVSANRTILGVTGPRAREVLSKGCALDLHPRGFATDRCAQTLLARAGVVLVCRDAERPSFWVIVRSSFARYLADWLVDAAAEYGGGGG